A section of the Methanobrevibacter arboriphilus JCM 13429 = DSM 1125 genome encodes:
- a CDS encoding TIGR03576 family pyridoxal phosphate-dependent enzyme, which yields MLIKNSLDEMKKREISLKVIKSIIDKKGKNSLCDLTGLSGGFLATQNDLNLLETYIGPAIFEEELQIVGKEHLGGEKIFAVNRTSSGILATILAIVKKNTKVIHFLPEFPAHPSIPRSCKLVGAKYSEFDNIDDFKNNFSEDTSLVVITGSTMDHKILEMNDFKAVISIAKNNNIPVLVDDASGARLRTAIYSQDKAIDLGADLVVTSTDKLMMGPRGGLMAGRSELIDKIKTKAHQFGLEAQPPSILAMVKGLEEYDGNNLRESLSKKEKLVLLVDNNFSMFEGTPTGIMVSEKSLEKEVLLNNEINPNISSKDLCFLWAMILLKQENIITIPAVSMPGASPTIRFDLAANDAKNLNINFLFDKINSSFKTLLSVSKDENLARKVLFNIE from the coding sequence ATGTTAATTAAAAATTCATTAGATGAGATGAAGAAAAGAGAGATTTCTCTTAAAGTAATTAAATCAATAATTGATAAAAAGGGTAAAAACTCATTATGTGATTTAACTGGTTTGTCTGGAGGATTTTTAGCTACACAAAATGATTTAAATCTTTTAGAAACATACATTGGTCCTGCAATTTTCGAAGAAGAATTACAAATTGTTGGTAAAGAACATCTTGGTGGTGAAAAAATATTTGCAGTCAATAGAACTAGTTCTGGAATTTTAGCTACTATATTAGCTATTGTTAAGAAAAATACTAAGGTAATACACTTTTTACCAGAATTTCCTGCTCATCCATCTATCCCTCGTAGTTGTAAACTTGTAGGTGCTAAATATTCAGAATTTGATAATATTGATGATTTTAAAAATAATTTTTCAGAAGATACTTCTTTAGTTGTTATCACAGGATCAACTATGGATCATAAAATATTAGAAATGAATGATTTTAAAGCTGTTATAAGTATTGCTAAGAATAATAATATTCCTGTATTGGTTGATGATGCTTCTGGTGCTAGGCTTAGAACAGCTATATATTCTCAAGATAAAGCTATTGACTTAGGGGCTGATTTAGTTGTTACAAGTACAGATAAACTAATGATGGGTCCAAGAGGTGGTTTAATGGCTGGAAGATCTGAATTAATAGATAAAATAAAGACTAAAGCTCATCAATTTGGATTAGAAGCTCAACCTCCAAGTATTTTGGCCATGGTTAAAGGTCTTGAAGAATATGATGGAAATAATCTGAGAGAATCGCTATCTAAAAAGGAAAAATTGGTACTTTTGGTTGATAATAATTTTTCTATGTTTGAAGGAACTCCTACTGGAATTATGGTCTCTGAGAAATCTCTTGAAAAAGAAGTACTACTTAATAATGAAATAAATCCAAATATTTCATCTAAGGATCTTTGTTTTTTATGGGCTATGATACTTTTAAAACAGGAAAATATAATTACAATTCCTGCGGTTTCAATGCCTGGAGCTTCGCCAACAATTAGATTTGATCTAGCAGCTAATGATGCTAAAAATTTAAATATAAATTTTCTATTTGATAAAATAAACAGTTCTTTTAAGACTTTATTAAGTGTCTCTAAAGATGAAAATTTGGCTAGAAAAGTTTTATTTAATATAGAATAA
- a CDS encoding acetyl-CoA carboxylase biotin carboxylase subunit, which translates to MFDKVLIANRGEIAIRIMRACRELDVKSVAIYSDADKTSLYTNYADERYALGNPSPSKSYLNIDKIMDIAIESGAEAIHPGYGFLAENSELGKQCEKNGITLIGPSGKVIESMGDKITSKKLMKKAGVPVIGGTENGVTDIDEAVKIAESIGYPVIVKASAGGGGIGMRTVYEEDELIRAIESTQSVASTNFGDSTVFIEKYIEKPRHIEFQILADDHGNTIHIADRECSIQRRHQKLIEEAPSPIMTEELREKMGESAIKAAEYINYTSAGTVEFLYSEGEYYFLEMNTRIQVEHPITEIITNIDLVKEQLKIASGKELGYSQKDVKVNGHAVECRINAENPLADFAPNPGKITGYRSPGGPGVRLDSGVYMNYSIPTFYDSMISKLITWGSNRNEAISRMKRALSEYIILGVKTTIPFHKAIMRNNHFLSGDLHTHFVDDYRKGIDDDIREIMEEETERINRMRSTFMPGKKVAAISAAVGSYLNTAKNQQIKK; encoded by the coding sequence ATGTTTGATAAAGTATTAATTGCCAATAGAGGAGAAATAGCTATAAGAATAATGAGAGCTTGTCGTGAATTAGATGTTAAAAGCGTAGCCATTTACTCTGATGCTGATAAAACATCTCTTTATACTAATTATGCAGATGAAAGATATGCATTAGGTAATCCCTCTCCTTCAAAGAGCTACCTTAACATTGATAAAATAATGGACATAGCTATTGAATCAGGGGCAGAAGCTATTCACCCAGGTTATGGTTTCTTAGCTGAAAATTCAGAACTTGGAAAACAATGCGAGAAAAATGGAATAACACTTATCGGACCAAGTGGAAAAGTCATTGAATCTATGGGAGATAAAATCACCTCTAAAAAGTTGATGAAAAAGGCAGGAGTTCCTGTTATTGGAGGAACAGAAAATGGAGTAACTGATATTGATGAAGCTGTAAAAATTGCAGAATCTATTGGTTATCCTGTTATTGTTAAAGCATCAGCAGGAGGTGGAGGAATTGGTATGCGTACTGTTTATGAAGAAGATGAATTAATACGCGCAATTGAATCCACACAATCAGTAGCTTCAACAAACTTTGGAGACTCAACAGTATTTATTGAAAAATATATTGAAAAGCCAAGACATATTGAATTTCAAATTTTAGCTGATGACCATGGAAACACAATCCATATAGCTGACAGAGAATGTTCTATTCAACGAAGACACCAAAAATTAATTGAAGAAGCACCATCACCAATTATGACTGAAGAATTGAGAGAAAAAATGGGTGAAAGTGCAATAAAAGCTGCAGAATATATTAATTATACTAGTGCAGGGACAGTAGAGTTTTTATACAGTGAAGGAGAATATTATTTCCTAGAAATGAATACTAGAATACAAGTAGAACATCCAATTACAGAAATAATTACTAATATAGACCTTGTTAAAGAACAATTAAAAATAGCCTCAGGAAAAGAATTAGGATACTCTCAAAAAGATGTGAAAGTTAATGGACATGCAGTTGAATGTAGAATAAATGCAGAAAATCCATTAGCAGATTTTGCACCAAATCCTGGGAAAATTACAGGATATAGATCTCCAGGAGGTCCAGGAGTTCGACTCGATAGTGGAGTTTATATGAATTATTCAATTCCAACCTTTTACGACTCAATGATATCAAAATTAATTACTTGGGGAAGCAATAGGAATGAAGCTATATCTAGAATGAAAAGAGCTTTGAGTGAGTATATTATTCTTGGTGTTAAAACAACTATTCCTTTCCATAAGGCGATAATGAGAAATAATCATTTTTTATCTGGTGATCTTCACACTCATTTTGTTGATGATTATAGAAAAGGAATTGATGATGATATAAGAGAAATAATGGAAGAAGAAACTGAAAGAATAAATCGTATGAGATCTACATTTATGCCTGGTAAAAAAGTAGCTGCTATTTCAGCAGCTGTAGGATCTTACTTAAACACAGCTAAAAATCAACAAATTAAAAAATAA
- a CDS encoding biotin--[acetyl-CoA-carboxylase] ligase has product MKKSMQELLSKNKEKISKESAEKILKIDEAEIAEILREIGSQEIDYIPSGMIKKGLTTEYIGKEIYSFNEVESTNSVAKFLAKQGSPEGTVIISETQTKGKGRRGKKWESPSGGIWLSIILKPDIDPSKAPLITLATGVAVARTLRGMNIDARIKWPNDILINNKKVCGILTEANAKFNTVEYVIVGVGIDTNLNVDVLTEDVKKRATSLSVEAKIEISESETISNFLNEFEEIYDLFKLEQFDDILYDWRKMSQTIGSYVEIKQPLGKVLKGTAVGINNQGALILELNNGKLKKVISGECTLKEN; this is encoded by the coding sequence ATGAAAAAAAGTATGCAAGAACTTTTATCAAAGAATAAAGAGAAAATATCAAAAGAATCCGCTGAAAAAATTCTTAAAATTGATGAAGCAGAAATTGCAGAAATTTTAAGAGAAATTGGAAGCCAGGAAATAGATTATATACCTAGTGGAATGATTAAAAAAGGATTAACTACTGAGTATATAGGAAAAGAAATTTATAGTTTTAATGAGGTTGAATCTACAAATAGTGTAGCTAAATTCTTAGCTAAACAAGGATCTCCTGAAGGTACTGTAATTATATCTGAAACTCAAACTAAAGGAAAGGGAAGAAGAGGTAAAAAATGGGAATCACCAAGTGGGGGAATTTGGCTTTCCATAATACTTAAACCAGATATTGACCCTTCAAAAGCACCACTTATAACTTTAGCTACTGGAGTTGCTGTAGCTAGAACTCTCAGAGGAATGAACATTGATGCTAGAATAAAATGGCCAAACGATATACTTATAAATAATAAAAAAGTCTGTGGAATCCTTACAGAAGCAAATGCTAAATTTAATACAGTAGAATATGTTATTGTAGGCGTAGGCATTGACACAAACTTAAATGTTGATGTTTTAACTGAAGATGTTAAAAAAAGAGCAACTTCTCTAAGTGTTGAAGCAAAAATAGAAATAAGTGAATCTGAAACTATTTCAAACTTCCTTAATGAGTTTGAAGAAATATATGACTTATTCAAACTTGAACAGTTTGATGATATACTATATGACTGGAGAAAAATGTCACAAACGATTGGAAGTTATGTTGAAATAAAACAGCCATTAGGAAAAGTATTAAAAGGAACTGCAGTAGGGATTAATAATCAAGGGGCTTTAATACTTGAACTAAACAATGGAAAACTAAAAAAAGTAATCTCTGGAGAATGCACACTTAAAGAAAATTAG
- a CDS encoding putative RNA uridine N3 methyltransferase encodes MHKKQVSIFIPDSFLSETSDLKIKTSKIGVIGRALALFKIDQIVIYKDLSQNDDKYVTDADFMADVLEYMDTPQYLRKKVFPIRSELKHVGILPPLRTPHHPTESDLKVGDYRQGFTVKRNKKGTYIDIGMKMDSDMKGMENLAFCKEQLSVNKVFSFRVTKLAKEVIVTPDEPDDVYWGYKTLSTHKSLKNSLKLVNPDFVVETTRYADTINSIFNEFEEKLDKADNIAIVFGGPYSSISEDLSGFSWDLVKLNTIPSQGTETVRTEEAVISTLSIINMLLNFC; translated from the coding sequence ATGCATAAAAAACAGGTTTCTATATTCATTCCAGATTCATTCTTAAGTGAGACATCTGATTTAAAAATTAAAACTTCTAAAATTGGAGTTATAGGTAGGGCTTTAGCTTTATTTAAAATTGATCAGATTGTTATATATAAGGATCTTTCTCAAAATGATGATAAATATGTAACTGACGCTGATTTCATGGCTGATGTACTCGAATATATGGATACTCCTCAATATCTTAGAAAAAAAGTATTTCCTATTCGTTCTGAGTTAAAGCATGTAGGGATCCTCCCTCCTCTTAGAACTCCTCATCATCCTACTGAATCTGATTTAAAAGTCGGTGATTATAGGCAGGGATTCACTGTCAAGAGAAATAAGAAAGGGACTTATATTGATATTGGTATGAAAATGGATAGTGATATGAAAGGTATGGAAAATCTGGCTTTTTGCAAAGAACAGCTAAGTGTAAATAAAGTTTTTAGCTTTAGAGTCACTAAATTAGCTAAAGAGGTAATAGTCACACCCGATGAACCGGATGACGTTTACTGGGGATATAAGACATTATCCACACATAAAAGTCTTAAAAATAGCTTGAAATTAGTTAATCCCGATTTTGTTGTTGAAACAACAAGATATGCAGATACAATAAATTCTATTTTTAATGAATTTGAAGAAAAATTAGATAAAGCTGATAATATTGCTATTGTCTTTGGAGGACCTTATTCTTCTATTTCGGAAGATTTAAGTGGATTTTCTTGGGATTTAGTTAAACTAAATACAATTCCTTCCCAGGGAACTGAAACTGTAAGGACTGAAGAGGCAGTCATTTCGACTTTGTCAATTATAAATATGTTGCTAAATTTCTGTTGA
- the rqcH gene encoding ribosome rescue protein RqcH → MKTMSNVDINAICYELNELLEGARVDKSFQPTKDTVIMRFHVRGTGRVDVVFQAGVRIHTTRYPLDNPKIPPSFPMVLRKHLKGANIISIKQHNFDRVVEIKIKKEKTYNLVIELFSKGNIILLDEEGNIVIPLKRKQWSDRDISSKKEYKYPPKRGINPLELQKEDLIQLFNDSDTDLIRTLARSGLGGIYSEEIVLRAGIDKKTIASNLEDEEINKIYETILDIFTPLKNHKIDPNIVIRNDNISYNSKGLNKINKPKEDVLPLNIQLYEDNNEYKKEYFDTFNEAADEFFSKRIKDEIKGVQEDIWDKKVGKYEKRLKIQNETLTGFKKTIKVSKQKGDLLYANYSQIENLLNVIQNARSKEYPWKEIAKTLKDAKKSGMDEAQIVESMDKLGNLVLDIDGEKISIDSKIPIPENAEMYYEKAKKAKRKIEGALIAIENTEKQLKKMEDKRDIAMDNIMVPQKRVKKELTWYEKLRWFVSSDNFLVIGGRDANTNEAVVKKYLDNNDIYLHSDIHGASSVVIKTEGNEVNDNTLKESAIFAASFSSAWSKNYGTQDVYWVNPDQVSKSPESGEFVAKGSFIIRGNRNHIRGVNLKIAVGIVDYEGKRIMAGPVDAVSSHTDNYVIIKPGYTKKEAIAKKILYKINEDNIISLDDVVRVLPSGKCDIVDS, encoded by the coding sequence ATGAAAACAATGTCAAATGTGGATATTAATGCTATATGTTATGAATTAAATGAACTTTTAGAAGGTGCAAGAGTAGATAAGTCCTTTCAACCTACTAAAGATACGGTTATTATGAGATTTCATGTAAGAGGTACTGGAAGGGTTGATGTTGTATTTCAAGCAGGTGTAAGGATTCATACTACTAGATATCCTTTAGATAATCCAAAAATCCCTCCTTCATTTCCAATGGTTCTTAGAAAACATTTGAAAGGAGCTAATATTATTTCTATTAAACAGCATAATTTTGATCGTGTTGTTGAAATAAAAATTAAAAAAGAAAAAACTTACAATCTTGTGATTGAGTTGTTTTCTAAGGGTAATATAATCCTTTTAGATGAAGAAGGCAATATTGTTATTCCTTTGAAAAGAAAGCAATGGAGTGATAGAGATATTAGTTCTAAAAAAGAATATAAATATCCTCCAAAAAGAGGTATAAATCCTCTAGAACTTCAAAAAGAGGATTTAATCCAATTATTCAATGATTCTGATACCGACTTAATAAGAACATTAGCTCGAAGTGGTTTAGGAGGGATATATTCTGAAGAGATTGTTTTAAGAGCAGGTATAGATAAAAAAACTATAGCTTCTAATTTAGAAGATGAAGAAATTAATAAGATTTATGAAACAATTTTAGATATATTTACTCCTTTAAAAAATCATAAAATTGATCCAAATATTGTTATAAGAAATGATAACATTTCATATAATTCTAAAGGCTTAAATAAAATAAATAAACCAAAAGAAGATGTTTTACCTTTAAATATTCAACTTTATGAAGATAATAATGAATATAAAAAAGAATATTTTGATACTTTCAATGAAGCTGCTGATGAATTTTTTTCAAAGAGAATCAAAGATGAAATTAAGGGTGTTCAAGAAGATATATGGGATAAAAAAGTTGGAAAATATGAAAAAAGGCTTAAAATACAAAATGAAACATTAACTGGATTTAAAAAGACTATAAAAGTTTCTAAACAAAAGGGAGATCTTTTATATGCAAATTATTCTCAAATTGAAAATCTTTTAAATGTTATTCAAAATGCAAGATCTAAAGAATATCCTTGGAAAGAGATAGCTAAAACATTAAAGGATGCTAAAAAATCTGGGATGGATGAAGCTCAGATTGTGGAATCTATGGATAAGTTAGGCAATTTAGTTCTTGATATTGATGGTGAAAAAATTTCTATTGATTCTAAGATTCCTATTCCTGAAAATGCTGAAATGTATTATGAAAAAGCTAAAAAAGCTAAAAGAAAGATTGAAGGTGCTTTAATAGCTATTGAAAATACTGAAAAGCAACTAAAGAAAATGGAGGATAAGAGAGATATAGCTATGGATAATATTATGGTTCCACAAAAGAGAGTTAAAAAGGAGCTTACTTGGTATGAAAAATTGAGATGGTTTGTTAGTTCTGATAATTTTCTTGTTATTGGTGGTCGTGATGCAAATACTAATGAGGCGGTTGTTAAGAAATATTTAGATAATAATGATATATATCTTCATTCTGATATACATGGGGCATCTTCAGTAGTAATAAAAACTGAAGGTAATGAAGTAAATGATAATACTCTTAAAGAATCTGCAATTTTCGCAGCTTCATTTTCAAGTGCATGGTCAAAAAATTATGGAACTCAGGATGTATATTGGGTTAATCCTGATCAAGTTTCAAAATCTCCAGAGTCTGGTGAGTTTGTAGCTAAAGGCTCATTTATAATTCGAGGAAATAGAAATCATATTCGTGGAGTGAATTTAAAAATTGCAGTAGGTATTGTTGATTATGAAGGGAAAAGAATCATGGCAGGTCCAGTTGATGCAGTGAGTTCTCATACAGACAATTATGTTATTATAAAACCAGGCTATACAAAAAAAGAGGCTATAGCTAAAAAAATTTTGTATAAGATTAATGAAGATAATATAATCAGTTTAGATGATGTTGTAAGAGTTTTACCATCTGGTAAATGTGATATTGTTGATTCCTAG
- a CDS encoding METTL5 family protein, with amino-acid sequence MKITKKRHLEIAIENIPRFESPKIDFEQYPTSASIAADLLWNARSLGDISNKSILDLGCGTGVFAISSMFLNANCATGVDVDSSAIKIARNTVNDMNISNINFIVDDVYNLHKNDGFNFKFDTVITNPPFGAQSRGKRGVDRIFMELAMDFADVAYSFHIAETRDFVVNYYENLGGKITHEFFYKFPLLNTYEFHTQESRDIDVIVFRVVNSS; translated from the coding sequence ATGAAAATCACAAAAAAAAGGCATTTAGAAATAGCTATTGAAAATATTCCAAGATTTGAATCTCCTAAAATTGATTTTGAACAGTATCCTACTTCTGCTTCAATTGCTGCTGATCTTTTATGGAATGCAAGAAGCTTAGGTGACATTTCTAATAAATCAATTCTTGATTTAGGTTGTGGGACTGGTGTATTTGCTATTTCTTCAATGTTTCTTAATGCTAATTGTGCAACAGGAGTTGATGTTGATTCTTCTGCTATAAAAATTGCACGAAATACTGTTAATGATATGAATATTTCCAATATTAATTTTATTGTTGATGATGTTTATAATTTACATAAAAATGATGGTTTTAACTTTAAATTTGATACAGTTATTACAAATCCTCCTTTTGGAGCTCAATCTAGAGGTAAAAGAGGTGTTGATAGAATTTTCATGGAATTAGCTATGGACTTTGCAGATGTTGCTTATTCATTCCATATAGCAGAAACTAGGGATTTTGTAGTTAATTATTATGAAAATTTAGGAGGAAAAATAACTCATGAATTTTTTTATAAGTTTCCATTATTAAATACTTATGAATTTCACACTCAGGAAAGTAGAGATATTGACGTGATTGTTTTTCGAGTTGTTAATTCTTCTTAA
- the rpl3p gene encoding 50S ribosomal protein L3: protein MVRHHQPRKGSVAFSPRKRAAKETPRIKSWPQEDESKLLGLAGYKVGMTHAMMVDNDKNSPTSGMEVFTPVTILEVPPVVVMGVRAYEKTTYGLKVITEVLADNLDKELSRKVSLPKEYNQSEAIAKIQEALEETVDIKVLVHTNPKVTSVPKKKPEIFECGIGGKTAEEKLNAALELLGNEVKATDVFSDGQYVDSIATTKGKGFQGPVKRWGIRIQYGKAARSSKKRHIGSMGPWTPSRTMWTVPQAGQMGYHKRTEYNKKILKIGDSSEVDAVNPDGGFIKYGLVKNDYIMVKGSLPGPTKRLVILRKAMRAKGKSNDAPQINYISTKSKQGV from the coding sequence ATGGTTAGACATCACCAGCCAAGGAAAGGATCAGTTGCATTCAGTCCTAGAAAAAGAGCTGCTAAAGAGACACCAAGAATAAAATCTTGGCCTCAAGAAGATGAGTCAAAGTTATTGGGACTCGCTGGATACAAAGTTGGTATGACACATGCTATGATGGTTGATAATGATAAAAATTCTCCAACCAGTGGTATGGAAGTATTCACACCTGTAACTATTCTTGAAGTACCCCCTGTTGTAGTAATGGGAGTACGTGCATATGAAAAAACTACTTATGGATTAAAAGTTATTACTGAAGTTCTTGCAGATAATTTAGATAAAGAACTTTCTAGGAAAGTTTCACTTCCAAAGGAATATAATCAATCTGAAGCTATTGCAAAGATTCAGGAAGCTTTAGAAGAAACTGTAGATATTAAAGTTTTAGTTCACACAAACCCTAAAGTAACATCTGTTCCTAAGAAAAAGCCGGAAATATTTGAATGTGGTATAGGTGGAAAAACTGCAGAAGAAAAATTAAACGCGGCTCTTGAATTGTTGGGCAATGAAGTAAAAGCTACTGACGTATTTTCTGATGGTCAGTATGTTGATTCTATTGCTACTACTAAAGGAAAAGGATTCCAAGGCCCTGTTAAAAGATGGGGTATTAGGATACAGTATGGTAAAGCTGCTAGGAGTAGTAAAAAGAGACATATAGGATCTATGGGTCCATGGACACCATCAAGAACTATGTGGACAGTACCTCAAGCAGGACAAATGGGTTACCATAAGAGAACAGAATATAACAAAAAAATCTTGAAAATTGGAGATTCATCTGAAGTCGATGCAGTCAACCCAGATGGAGGATTTATTAAATATGGTTTAGTTAAAAACGACTATATTATGGTTAAAGGGTCTCTTCCTGGTCCAACTAAAAGATTAGTTATTCTCAGAAAAGCTATGAGGGCAAAAGGTAAGTCCAATGACGCACCTCAAATTAATTATATAAGTACAAAATCTAAACAAGGTGTCTAA
- a CDS encoding EMC6-like membrane protein — MEIDTGVKITSIHIVAAIITGYITSLISLGMVPGIGQNDLIAGVIGIIVLYAMGQLCDRLFGKQEGFTKWLWDGIVPFAFAWFVVWTLIINYAPVIF; from the coding sequence ATGGAGATAGATACTGGTGTTAAAATCACCTCAATACATATTGTAGCTGCTATAATTACAGGTTACATAACTTCCTTAATAAGTTTAGGAATGGTACCAGGAATTGGTCAAAACGACCTTATAGCTGGTGTAATTGGAATTATTGTACTTTATGCAATGGGTCAACTATGCGATAGATTATTTGGAAAACAAGAAGGATTCACAAAATGGTTATGGGATGGAATCGTTCCATTTGCATTTGCATGGTTTGTAGTTTGGACTCTTATAATAAATTATGCACCAGTAATTTTCTAA
- a CDS encoding TIGR00288 family NYN domain-containing protein — MRKFEKLASLNRYMPLRKKGAEDSNIGLLVDGPNILRKEFDLDLKVIKNLLDASGDLRIAKVLFNQYASDKLIEAVVNQGFTPLVVAGDTDVHMAVEAMELIYNPNIDIIALMTRDADFLPIINKAKENGKETIVIGVDYGFSIALKNSCDKCIILSTEGEVLES; from the coding sequence ATGAGAAAATTTGAGAAATTAGCTTCCCTAAATCGATATATGCCTCTTAGGAAAAAAGGTGCTGAAGATAGTAACATTGGACTTCTAGTTGATGGTCCAAATATACTTAGAAAAGAATTTGATTTAGATTTAAAAGTTATAAAAAATTTGTTAGATGCTTCTGGTGATTTGAGAATAGCTAAAGTTCTTTTTAATCAATATGCTTCAGATAAGCTTATAGAGGCTGTTGTAAATCAAGGATTTACTCCTTTAGTCGTTGCTGGGGATACTGATGTTCATATGGCTGTTGAAGCGATGGAGTTAATTTATAATCCTAATATCGATATAATAGCATTAATGACTAGAGATGCAGACTTTTTACCTATTATAAATAAAGCTAAAGAGAATGGTAAAGAGACTATAGTTATTGGTGTTGATTATGGTTTTTCAATTGCTTTAAAAAATTCTTGTGATAAGTGTATTATTCTTTCAACAGAAGGAGAGGTTTTAGAAAGCTAA